Genomic segment of bacterium:
GCCAAAGGTATTCCAGGGGCGATGGATTGGGACACTCAAATGAGCCGCTGTCGAAGCAATCTCGATTGGGAAGGACAGATCAAGTGGTCCATTAATCCCCAAAAGACTATGACTTACTGTGAAAGAAGACTATCGGCTGAAGGTGAGGTCTGCACTATGTGCGGTGAGTATTGCGCCCTTAAGGTGGGGCTAGAAAAGGGGTGATTAAGATGAAGGTGGAAGGGCAAATTAACCAATCCCGTCTTCTTCTGGTGCAGGGGGACATTACCAAAGAATCAACCGACGCCATTGTTAATGCGGCCAATTCTTCCCTGATGGGCGGCGGTGGCGTGGATGGGGCCATCCATCGGGCCGGGGGGCCGGCTATTCTGGAAGAGTGCAAGCGTATTCGGGCAGAAAGAGGCAGGCTCCCTACCGGTCAGGCGGTTATCACCACCGCCGGGAATATGGCGGCTAAATATGTTATCCACACGGTAGGGCCGGTCTGGGGTGGAGGCGACAAAAACGAGCCGGAGCTTCTGGCCAGTTGTTATCGGGAAAGTCTTAAGCTGGCCGCCGCCAGTGGCTGCCGTTCCGTGGCCTTTCCCTCTGTCAGCAC
This window contains:
- a CDS encoding O-acetyl-ADP-ribose deacetylase, with the translated sequence MKVEGQINQSRLLLVQGDITKESTDAIVNAANSSLMGGGGVDGAIHRAGGPAILEECKRIRAERGRLPTGQAVITTAGNMAAKYVIHTVGPVWGGGDKNEPELLASCYRESLKLAAASGCRSVAFPSVSTGVYGYPVNLAAPVALQTVIDFLKENPSLEEVRFVLFDADTFKAYQKAMEYLLNKSG